One Vigna unguiculata cultivar IT97K-499-35 chromosome 7, ASM411807v1, whole genome shotgun sequence genomic region harbors:
- the LOC114192695 gene encoding exopolygalacturonase clone GBGE184-like: MATAKAIFFFGIALLSCSLIGASRGLENRRSVFLPILNSDPKVFDVTKFGAVADGKTDNIDAFRAAWGAACKNSTTRAKVLIPEGTYRTAQTMFAGPCSSPKPITVEVKGTVKANTDPSEYVSPEWFTFQEIDALVLTGRGVFDGQGPAMWPFNDCKHTKKDCSPLPSSLKFYKVNNSVVTGITSLNSMQIHFHIHGCRNVSLYKLNITAPGNSPNTDGIHISSSDMIKVFSSVIGTGDDCISIGHSTTNLTVYNITCGPGHGISIGSLGKRPEERTVNGVTVTNCTFVNTTNGARIKTWIGTVAAEVKNVTYEDIIMKDVQNPVVIDQSYGSRLSRAPSTSVWKISDIHFRKIKGTTVSNIAVSLQCSTRNPCEGVEVADVDLDFSGRRNTTFISSCSNAKAIFGGILNPPPC; encoded by the exons ATGGCTACGGCGAAAGCCATTTTTTTCTTCGGCATTGCTTTGCTATCTTGCAGTTTGATAGGTGCATCGCGTGGCCTTGAGAATCGCCGTAGTGTCTTCCTTCCAATTCTAAATAGTGATCCAAAAGTTTTTGACGTCACAAAATTCGGTGCTGTGGCAGATGGCAAGACAGACAATATTGAT GCATTTAGGGCTGCATGGGGAGCTGCATGCAAGAACAGCACTACTCGAGCAAAGGTTTTGATCCCAGAAGGCACTTATCGTACTGCTCAAACTATGTTCGCGGGGCCATGTAGCAGCCCAAAGCCTATAACCGTTGAAGTTAAAGGAACTGTTAAAGCCAACACAGATCCATCTGAGTATGTGAGTCCAGAATGGTTCACCTTCCAAGAAATTGATGCCCTTGTTTTGACTGGGCGAGGAGTTTTCGATGGCCAAGGACCTGCTATGTGGCCATTCAACGACTGCAAGCACACTAAAAAAGATTGTTCTCCCCTCCCTTCT TCTCTGAAATTCTACAAGGTCAACAACTCTGTGGTCACAGGCATCACTTCGTTGAACAGCATGCAGATCCACTTTCACATTCATGGGTGTAGAAACGTTTCACTGTATAAACTGAACATAACAGCGCCGGGAAACAGTCCCAACACAGACGGCATTCACATAAGTTCCAGCGACATGATCAAGGTCTTCAGCAGCGTTATCGGAACCGGTGATGACTGTATTTCCATTGGACACAGCACCACTAACCTTACCGTCTATAACATCACCTGCGGCCCCGGTCACGGCATCAGTATCGGAAGCCTTGGCAAGAGGCCGGAGGAGCGAACTGTCAACGGCGTTACCGTTACCAATTGCACGTTCGTCAACACCACCAACGGTGCCAGAATCAAAACCTGGATCGGGACAGTGGCAGCGGAAGTTAAGAACGTTACCTATGAAGACATCATCATGAAGGATGTTCAGAATCCCGTTGTCATTGACCAGAGTTATGGCTCCAGATTGTCCAGAGCG CCATCAACTTCGGTATGGAAGATCAGCGATATTCATTTCCGCAAGATAAAAGGAACTACAGTGTCAAACATAGCTGTGTCTCTGCAATGCAGCACTCGGAACCCGTGCGAGGGTGTGGAGGTTGCCGATGTAGATTTGGATTTTTCCGGTCGACGTAATACAACTTTCATATCCTCTTGTTCAAATGCAAAAGCTATTTTTGGAGGGATATTAAATCCACCACCATGTTAG
- the LOC114191302 gene encoding uncharacterized protein LOC114191302, producing MGFLLTERGIKANPDKCVAIINMRSPSNVKEVQRLTGRMTALSRFLAKSGDRGFPYFQCLKKNEKFQWIDQCEEAFQKLKEYLGKPPVLCKPEKGADLALYISVTEHAVSSVLVRESGGDQKPVYFVSKVLHGAEVRYPTIEKAALAIVVSAWRLRHYFQNHSVKVMTNLPIRYILQKPDISGRLVKWAIELSEYGIQYESRGPIKAQFLVDFLVELSEPPVADRRVKEISWILSVDGASNLRGSGAGIVLEGPEGVLIEQSLRFAFKASNNQAEYEALIAGMLLAKEMGITRLLVKSDSGLVVGQVTGEFQARDPQLAKYLEVVQSIAKNFVLFEFVHVSREQNCRADLLSKLASCLKPGQHKSVIRETLVAPRVDTREKHQVSDILMAEKSWMTPLRSYLADNKLPEDVNEARADIH from the coding sequence ATGGGTTTCTTGCTCACCGAAAGGGGAATAAAAGCTAATCCAGATAAATGTGTAGCCATCATAAATATGAGGAGTCCAAGCAATGTTAAAGAGGTACAGAGGTTGACGGGAAGGATGACGGCTTTGTCTCGTTTTCTTGCTAAAAGTGGAGATCGGGGTTTTCCCTACTTCCAATgcttgaagaaaaatgaaaagtttcaATGGATCGATCAATGCGAGGAAgcttttcaaaagttaaaagagTATCTAGGTAAACCACCGGTATTGTGCAAACCCGAGAAGGGCGCTGATCTAGCGTTATATATCTCGGTGACCGAGCATGCAGTTAGTTCGGTATTGGTACGAGAGTCTGGTGGGGATCAGAAGCCTGTGTATTTCGTAAGTAAGGTACTTCATGGTGCTGAGGTAAGATACCCGACTATAGAGAAGGCCGCATTGGCTATAGTGGTGTCGGCTTGGCGTTTAAGACATTATTTCCAAAATCATAGTGTCAAGGTGATGACAAATTTGCCAATCAGGTACATACTGCAAAAACCTGATATATCAGGCAGGTTGGTTAAATGGGCAATAGAGCTCTCGGAGTATGGGATACAATATGAATCACGAGGGCCGATCAAAGCTCAATTTTTAGTTGATTTTTTAGTAGAGTTATCTGAACCACCTGTCGCTGATCGGCGCGTAAAGGAGATATCATGGATTTTATCAGTGGATGGGGCTTCTAATTTGAGAGGAAGCGGTGCTGGTATAGTTTTAGAAGGACCAGAGGGAGTCTTGATTGAACAATCTTTGAGATTTGCTTTCAAAGCTAGTAACAACCAAGCAGAATATGAAGCTTTGATAGCAGGGATGCTTTTAGCTAAAGAAATGGGTATCACTAGGTTGTTAGTCAAAAGTGATTCCGGATTAGTAGTAGGGCAAGTGACCGGAGAGTTCCAGGCTCGTGATCCACAGTTAGCTAAATATTTAGAAGTGGTCCAATCTATTGCGAAAAATTTTGTTCTCTTTGAATTCGTGCATGTTTCGAGAGAGCAAAATTGCCGAGCTGATTTGTTATCCAAGTTGGCTAGTTGTTTGAAACCAGGGCAGCATAAGTCGGTGATAAGAGAAACGTTGGTAGCTCCTCGGGTAGATACGCGGGAGAAACATCAGGTTTCAGATATTTTGATGGCTGAAAAATCTTGGATGACACCTTTAAGAAGCTATCTTGCGGATAACAAGTTACCTGAGGATGTGAATGAGGCTCGAGCCGATATACACTGA